Below is a window of Mucilaginibacter terrenus DNA.
TTTATCTCCATATACAGTAACCTTTGCTGTACCTGCACTGCTTACTGTAGCAGTGTAGTGCCCGTTAGAGCCCGAAACAGATCCATTAGAAATGCTCACCTTCATGCTTTCCTTGGGTACACCCGGCGCTGATACCGACAATGGGTTTGGAACGCCAATATATAGCACATTCATCTTGTCAGGAGAAACCACAGCAGAGGGTTTAGCAACCATGTAGCTACCGCTAACCGGGTAACTTTCAAAACCACCAGCAAGCTTTTTAACAGCTAAAGTTCCGGTCCAGGTACGAAGGCCCTCTCCACTGGTGTTCACAGTGTAAGTTCCCACACCGTTTGATGTTGGAACATTAGAACCACCAACTGTAATAGTGGGGTTGGTGTGTGAATCGTAAGCAGTTAAATAAATCTCCGCTTTATAAGGCTGCCCTGCAAGTATGTAGCTGCTTGGTGCAACTGCTACAGCTTTAAACTGATTCAACTTTACTTCCTGTACGTCTATTTTACCCAGTATTTGCTTAACAACATCGTTCTCAGCGTTTTTGGCATCAGCCTGAACTTTCGCGAGGGTTGTAAGCGCCGCGCCCAATGGTATACCTTCACCAAAGTAAGCATTCTGCCAGGTTTTGTTTTCGTAACCCGGACGACGTGGAGGGTCGTTAGCATTTAATGAAAAGTTTACACCTTGCGATTCTTTACCCAGCAATTGTAGTAAGCGGGCTTTGGTAGCGTTAATCTTTTCTCTTAAAACATCTGCTTTTTTTCCGTTGATCATCACTTCAGATGATATATCAAGGCTTTCTCTGGCATTCACGTCATCTATATCCGCGTTAATGCCACCACCTTTACTAATAAGCTCCTTTTTAATCTCTTCTATGTAGCTATTAAGGTCATCAGCAGCTTTGGTAGCTTCCTGTGCCTGGGTCAAAAGCTTACCAGCTTTCTCCGGATCCTCCTTTAGCTTTGTAGATTTAAAAGCGTTGTAAGTTGTGTTTAAACTCGTTGTTACGTTGCTTCTGGAAGCATCTAAGCTTCTGGTTATATTTTTAAATGAATCAAGTAAACTATCCGGTACGTTAAGGGCAATAAGCCCTAAAAGCACCAGGTATAGTATACCTATCATTCGCTGTCTTGGGGTTTCTTTACCTCCGGCCATGCTCTCTTTGTTATACTGTTCTTCTCTTCAACTATACTATTAGCTAACGCGGGGTTGGTTCATGGCGCTTAACATGTTGCCATAGATGCTGTTCAGCGAAGCAAGGTTTTTAGCCAAACGTCCAACTTCGTCTTTAAATAAACGCGAGTCATCTAAAGATTCGTTAAAGTTGTTCATAGTCAAGGATAAGTTTTTATAAAAGCTGTTCATCGCCTTCAGGTGGGCACTTGAATCCTGTAGTTCAAGTTCATAAACTCCGTTTAACTCAGACAGGTTGCGGGCCAGTTTATTAACCTGATCGTGATATGCTTTAGAGTCCACATTAGAGTTTGCCATCTCTGAAAGATTCGCTGAAGCTTTTTCGAAAGCAATGCTCAAGTTATCGTAACTGGCAGTTGCCTGTTTAACTTTGTTGGTGAACGCAGCTGTAGCTTCGCCGGCATCAGTTACACGCGAAATGGCGCTAACTTTATCACCGAAAGTACGAAGACCTTCTCCAAGGCTACTGATCAATTCCGGACCGATCTTGGCGTCAGTAAGCATTTTATCCAAAGCGGCAGTGTTTGAAAAGTTAGTTGCAGGAGCCACAGCCGGACGTGCAGACACCGTTGGCAATTCGCCGTTGTAATCTTCGTTCAACTCAGGATAAGCCCTTGTCCAATCAACTTCTTTCTCTTCCCTCTGAAAACCTAATATAAAAAACAACAATGCTTCTGCTATAAGCCCGATAGATATAAATGTACCACCATAAGGCCAGTGCTGTATTTTAAATAACAAGCCTATGATTACTACCGTTGCCCCCCACGAAACGATGTTACTTATCCCAAATGGTTTCTTCTTCCCAGCCATAAATTTAAATAAAGAATGATGTTATAATTAGTTTTTGTTTTGATTAGCGTTTGTCTCTGATGTCGCGGCCAAGATACTTGGTAACGCAACGGAAACCGATATAAGATTTTGCGGTATCCTGATACTCGTAAGTACGTGTAGAGTTTTGAAGGAAATAACCAATATCTTTCCAGGATCCACCACGAACTACTTTTCTTTTAAGTACTTCCGGATCTGTTGATTTAGCTTCGTAGTTGAATGTTGGTGCAAGGTCATGCACGAATGTGGTTGCAGACTCGTCATAAGCTGATAACGTCCATTCCGCAACATTACCAGACATGTTGTACAAGCCAAAGTCGTTAGGGAAGTAAGATCTAACGTTTACGGTGTAGGCACCTCCATCATCAGTGTAATTGCCACGGCCTGGTTTAAAATTTGCCATCAGGCACCCTTTAGCGTTTTTGATGTATGGACCACCCCATGGATAATCAGTACCGATGCGGCCACCGCGTGAAGCATATTCAAACTCAGCCTCGTTTGGCAGATCAAAAGGCAGGTTGGGATCAAGGCCCTTAGCGTGTTTAGCACCTTCACTAAGGCGGGTACGCCAAACGCTGAAAGCGCGTGCCTGGCGCCAGGTAACGCCGACTACCGGATAGTTGCGATAAGCCGGATGTGAAAAATAGCCTTCAACCATTGGCTCGTTAGCAGCGTACGAAAAATCGCTTAACCAAACCAGCGTGTCCGGATAAACAGGAACGGTATCCCTAAAAATAAAGTCAGAGCGTTTTTTTGTTTTGTCGTTCTTGTAATTAGCAGCATCACGCAGCACCATTAAAGAATAATTGTATTTAAGCAACCGAACATCAATTTCGTTACGGTCAAATACCCTGTCATCACCCTGGTAATATAAGCCCTGGAGTTTTTGTGCGTTAGCAGAAGCATTTTTTCCTCTCGTGCTAAAAATAGGGTTGTTACGGGCATAGGCCCAGTTAATGTATTTTCTGACGCTGGGATCAGGTCGTGCGCCTTTTTTAGGTTGCAAATAATATTTCTGATCATTAAGATAATTGGTTATCGCAATTGAATCGCGGACCCAAAAAACGAATTGCTTATACTTACTATTGGAAATTTCCGTCTCATCCATAAAGAATGGTGGAACAGTTACTTGCTTTGTTTGTGAAATTTGAGCAAAGGTGACATCCTGATCGGTTTGCCCCATTAAAAAAGTACCGCCTTTGATGTAGACCATGTTAAGCGGTGTAGTAGCTTTAAAGTTACGTTGCCTTACACCTACTACCTCACCGTTTCCTGCGCCGCCTGTACTACAACCTGATAATACCGAACCTGCTAAAACTACAATCAGAAAGTATATTTGCTTCATCTTATATCAAAAATCAATTACACGCTATTGAAATAAATGCCATATAACGCCCCCCGAATATATTAAATATCCTGCAATCCAAGGGAATAAATGTTTAACTAAATCTATAAAATACCTTATTACCACGAAATTGGTAATAATTTATGTCTTAACCAAACACCTAAAAAGTTGTTAAAAACACCTGTTAATGTGTAATAACTTAGGCGCTTCTACGCAATATTGCTTTTTTTGTTGCAGCTTTTTTGGCGATTTTATCACTTATTAGCTTGTTTAACATATTGCTCAATGGCCATTGTCATTGACGGGGCGGCAGGGGTAGGCGCCGGAATGTCCAGAATAAGTCCCGCCTGAAGAACAGCCTTGTGTGTAGTAGCACCAAATGCTGCTATGCGGGTATTATTTTGCTTAAAGTCAGGAAAGTTTTGATAAAGAGACTGAATGCTTGACGGGCTAAAAAATGCTATTACATCATAAAAAACCTCTGCAAGGTCGCTTAGGTCACTGCAAACTGTACGGAAGAGAACCGCCGGAGTAAAATTGTAACCATTATCTAACAAGAACTTCTGCGTCTCTTCTGCAGCTACATCAGAGCATGGATATAAGAACTTCTCTCCGGAATGTTTTTTAAGTACTTCCGCTAAATCGGCGGCAGTTTGCTTACCGAAAAATATCTTGCGTTTACGGTACTGTATATATTTCTGAAGATAAAGCGCGATAGTTTCCGAAAGGCAGAAATATTTCATTTCTACAGGCACCTCAAAGCGCATTTCTTCACAAATGCGGAAAAAGTGGTCAGCAGAGTTACGGCTGGTAAATATAACAGCTGTAAAATCAGCCAGGTTGATCTTTTCTTTACGAAAGTCCTTTGCTGGTACGCCTTCCACATGAATGAACGACCTAAAATCGATCTTCAAGTTAAGCTTCTTAGCCAGTTCAGCGTAAGGATTTTTATCGTTCTCAGGTTTTGGGAGGGTAACTAATATACTCTTAACCTTTTTCTTTCTGTCTTCCAATGCTCTGCGTAATAAAACTAACTACCTAAATCCGATGTCAAGTGCCTTAATTAATATTAATATGGGGCAAATTTCGAGGGCACAAAGATAGACAAATAAATAAAATTTATGAAATTGAAAATTGGAAATAATACCCA
It encodes the following:
- the porM gene encoding type IX secretion system motor protein PorM/GldM, whose product is MAGGKETPRQRMIGILYLVLLGLIALNVPDSLLDSFKNITRSLDASRSNVTTSLNTTYNAFKSTKLKEDPEKAGKLLTQAQEATKAADDLNSYIEEIKKELISKGGGINADIDDVNARESLDISSEVMINGKKADVLREKINATKARLLQLLGKESQGVNFSLNANDPPRRPGYENKTWQNAYFGEGIPLGAALTTLAKVQADAKNAENDVVKQILGKIDVQEVKLNQFKAVAVAPSSYILAGQPYKAEIYLTAYDSHTNPTITVGGSNVPTSNGVGTYTVNTSGEGLRTWTGTLAVKKLAGGFESYPVSGSYMVAKPSAVVSPDKMNVLYIGVPNPLSVSAPGVPKESMKVSISNGSVSGSNGHYTATVSSAGTAKVTVYGDKGMVLGASDFRVRRIPDPKPQFAGKSGGKTSAANLRAQDRVFAKLEGFDFDAKFNVTRFSLIVIKPRQDAVQYSTTGSELSGPMRTAMSSVVPGTTIVIQDIIAVGPDGAQRGLDAIALQAN
- the porL gene encoding type IX secretion system motor protein PorL/GldL, producing MAGKKKPFGISNIVSWGATVVIIGLLFKIQHWPYGGTFISIGLIAEALLFFILGFQREEKEVDWTRAYPELNEDYNGELPTVSARPAVAPATNFSNTAALDKMLTDAKIGPELISSLGEGLRTFGDKVSAISRVTDAGEATAAFTNKVKQATASYDNLSIAFEKASANLSEMANSNVDSKAYHDQVNKLARNLSELNGVYELELQDSSAHLKAMNSFYKNLSLTMNNFNESLDDSRLFKDEVGRLAKNLASLNSIYGNMLSAMNQPRVS
- the porK gene encoding T9SS ring complex lipoprotein PorK/GldK; this encodes MKQIYFLIVVLAGSVLSGCSTGGAGNGEVVGVRQRNFKATTPLNMVYIKGGTFLMGQTDQDVTFAQISQTKQVTVPPFFMDETEISNSKYKQFVFWVRDSIAITNYLNDQKYYLQPKKGARPDPSVRKYINWAYARNNPIFSTRGKNASANAQKLQGLYYQGDDRVFDRNEIDVRLLKYNYSLMVLRDAANYKNDKTKKRSDFIFRDTVPVYPDTLVWLSDFSYAANEPMVEGYFSHPAYRNYPVVGVTWRQARAFSVWRTRLSEGAKHAKGLDPNLPFDLPNEAEFEYASRGGRIGTDYPWGGPYIKNAKGCLMANFKPGRGNYTDDGGAYTVNVRSYFPNDFGLYNMSGNVAEWTLSAYDESATTFVHDLAPTFNYEAKSTDPEVLKRKVVRGGSWKDIGYFLQNSTRTYEYQDTAKSYIGFRCVTKYLGRDIRDKR
- a CDS encoding uroporphyrinogen-III synthase gives rise to the protein MEDRKKKVKSILVTLPKPENDKNPYAELAKKLNLKIDFRSFIHVEGVPAKDFRKEKINLADFTAVIFTSRNSADHFFRICEEMRFEVPVEMKYFCLSETIALYLQKYIQYRKRKIFFGKQTAADLAEVLKKHSGEKFLYPCSDVAAEETQKFLLDNGYNFTPAVLFRTVCSDLSDLAEVFYDVIAFFSPSSIQSLYQNFPDFKQNNTRIAAFGATTHKAVLQAGLILDIPAPTPAAPSMTMAIEQYVKQANK